From Deferrivibrio essentukiensis, one genomic window encodes:
- a CDS encoding branched-chain amino acid ABC transporter permease, protein MEFFLQLIVAGIVMGSIYAIVALGFTLIYKSTGVVNFAQGELLLVGAYICLHLTVEYRLNFVASFIITILFMFFFGFFIEKIFLRKMIGEPIISIIMLTIGLSSVLKSVVQLIWGTNTKTFPQIFPEEPLIIGEISISYVYIFSIISVSIFLALFTIFFKKSKVGIAMRAVASDQQAALSMGIDVKRIFALSWAIAAVVSSVGGILIGNINGINTSLSQFGLKVFPVVILGGLDSILGAIVGGLIIGILENLAGGYIDPLIGGGAKEVFPFIFMIIILMIKPYGLFGTVEVEKV, encoded by the coding sequence ATGGAGTTTTTTCTTCAGCTAATTGTAGCAGGGATAGTTATGGGGAGTATTTATGCAATTGTAGCCCTTGGGTTTACATTAATTTACAAGTCAACCGGTGTAGTTAACTTTGCTCAGGGTGAGTTGCTGTTGGTTGGTGCATATATTTGTTTGCACTTAACCGTTGAATACAGGCTTAATTTTGTGGCTTCATTCATAATTACTATACTTTTTATGTTTTTCTTTGGTTTTTTTATAGAAAAGATTTTTCTTAGAAAAATGATTGGTGAGCCAATTATATCAATTATTATGCTTACCATAGGGTTATCATCGGTTTTAAAATCAGTGGTGCAACTTATTTGGGGTACAAATACGAAAACATTTCCACAAATTTTTCCTGAAGAGCCATTAATTATTGGTGAGATAAGTATTAGTTATGTTTACATTTTTTCAATTATTTCAGTGTCAATTTTTTTAGCTCTTTTTACTATATTTTTCAAAAAGTCAAAGGTTGGTATTGCTATGAGAGCGGTAGCAAGCGATCAACAGGCTGCCCTTTCAATGGGAATAGATGTAAAAAGGATATTTGCACTGTCTTGGGCAATAGCTGCTGTTGTATCAAGTGTAGGTGGGATATTGATAGGGAATATAAATGGTATCAATACAAGCTTATCTCAGTTTGGCCTTAAAGTGTTTCCAGTAGTAATTTTGGGAGGGCTTGACAGTATCTTGGGAGCTATTGTAGGGGGTCTGATAATAGGAATATTGGAAAATTTGGCAGGGGGTTATATTGACCCTCTAATTGGTGGGGGAGCAAAGGAAGTTTTCCCATTTATTTTTATGATAATTATTTTAATGATAAAACCTTACGGATTGTTTGGTACTGTTGAGGTAGAGAAAGTATGA
- a CDS encoding ABC transporter substrate-binding protein → MKKLLVLFISVFLVSMAYAGKVRVGALVDLTGPTGDVGKPYAEGVRDCVRYFNENGGINGNEVELLMVDYQYKIPQAIAAYKDFLRKKVVAIHGWGTGDTEALSKFITKDKIPYFSASYSEHITDPKNNPYNFLVGATYSDQARIALKFIKDKGEKKTVAFIYNDTGFGRSPFFPDGEEYAKKIGVQLVDKQVVDLKALDATSQLLNLSKAGAEYALVQETYMAASTILKDAKKLGIDTKFIGLNWTFGKTLIDLAKDAAEGYYGTSSFAFWGQTDVEGIKFLHELNKKYHPDVTFREVNYIQGFSSMYVLLSALKMTKGELTGENIKKTLESFKDFSTMGLTAPVTFTKESHKGIKALKIYQIKNSSMIPVTDYITAD, encoded by the coding sequence ATGAAAAAGCTTTTGGTTTTGTTCATATCTGTTTTTTTGGTATCCATGGCTTATGCTGGAAAAGTAAGAGTGGGAGCTTTAGTTGATTTAACTGGACCTACCGGTGATGTCGGGAAACCGTATGCGGAAGGGGTCAGAGATTGTGTCAGATATTTTAATGAAAATGGCGGGATAAATGGAAATGAGGTTGAACTTTTGATGGTTGACTACCAATATAAGATTCCTCAGGCAATTGCGGCATATAAAGATTTCCTTAGAAAAAAGGTTGTTGCTATTCACGGTTGGGGGACTGGTGATACGGAAGCCTTGTCAAAATTTATAACTAAGGACAAAATTCCATATTTTTCTGCGTCATATTCAGAACATATTACCGATCCAAAAAATAATCCTTATAATTTTTTAGTGGGAGCTACTTATTCTGATCAAGCAAGAATAGCACTCAAATTTATAAAGGATAAAGGTGAGAAAAAAACTGTCGCCTTTATCTACAATGACACAGGATTTGGAAGGTCGCCATTTTTCCCTGATGGTGAAGAATATGCTAAGAAAATAGGGGTTCAGCTTGTTGATAAGCAGGTTGTGGATTTAAAAGCCCTTGATGCTACAAGCCAGCTGTTAAATCTTTCCAAAGCTGGGGCTGAGTATGCTCTCGTGCAAGAAACTTATATGGCTGCCTCTACTATTTTAAAAGATGCTAAAAAGCTTGGTATAGATACAAAATTTATAGGACTCAACTGGACTTTCGGTAAAACTCTTATCGATTTGGCAAAAGATGCAGCTGAAGGCTATTATGGTACAAGCTCTTTTGCTTTTTGGGGGCAGACTGATGTGGAAGGGATAAAATTTTTACATGAGTTAAATAAAAAATATCATCCCGATGTAACTTTCAGAGAAGTAAACTATATTCAAGGTTTTTCTTCAATGTATGTTTTGTTGTCAGCTTTAAAGATGACAAAAGGTGAACTTACCGGAGAGAATATTAAGAAAACCCTTGAATCTTTTAAAGATTTTAGCACTATGGGGCTTACTGCACCGGTAACTTTTACTAAAGAAAGTCATAAAGGGATAAAAGCACTTAAAATTTATCAGATTAAAAACTCTAGTATGATACCGGTTACAGATTATATTACGGCGGACTAA
- a CDS encoding branched-chain amino acid ABC transporter permease → MNYTNCGEFQTSYEKDAAIYKSLFSKICIYGFLISLFVIPFFIDDYFLYLFNIIFIAVIGAVGLNILTGITGLISLGQGAFIGVGAYTAGYLANQYGLNFVISIPIAGLITAIVGMIFGIPSLRLKGLYLSIATLAAQFILEFIFIRAEFITGGVTGLSLDYANFFNISLDNDFKFYFFGLIMTILMVTAAKNIVRTKIGRAFLSVRDNYIAAEAMGINIFKYKILSFGISSFYAGVAGAMWAYYVTIITPEHFTIGVSIQYLSMIIIGGLGKILGSIFGAIFITLLPEVLRFVTDYFTSSYPFLTQAFASIREAAFGIVIIIFLLFEPEGLVRRWNLIKAYFKLWPFSY, encoded by the coding sequence ATGAATTATACAAATTGTGGTGAATTTCAAACAAGCTATGAAAAAGATGCGGCAATTTATAAGTCGTTGTTTTCCAAAATATGTATATATGGGTTTCTGATATCTCTTTTTGTAATCCCATTCTTTATTGATGATTATTTTTTGTATCTTTTTAACATTATATTTATTGCTGTAATTGGCGCAGTCGGACTTAACATTCTGACAGGAATTACCGGTCTAATATCTTTGGGACAAGGTGCTTTTATAGGTGTCGGTGCTTATACTGCAGGGTATCTGGCAAACCAATATGGTTTAAATTTTGTTATTTCCATTCCTATTGCTGGTCTTATAACAGCAATTGTAGGTATGATATTCGGGATACCTTCTTTAAGGCTAAAAGGTTTGTATCTTTCAATAGCGACCCTTGCAGCTCAATTTATCTTGGAATTTATTTTTATACGTGCGGAATTTATCACTGGTGGTGTTACAGGGCTTTCCCTTGATTATGCAAACTTTTTTAATATTTCTCTTGATAATGATTTTAAATTTTACTTTTTTGGACTTATTATGACAATTTTAATGGTAACTGCGGCCAAGAATATTGTCAGGACAAAAATAGGTCGCGCTTTTTTGAGTGTCAGAGATAATTATATTGCTGCTGAAGCGATGGGGATTAATATTTTTAAATATAAAATACTTTCTTTTGGAATAAGTTCATTTTATGCCGGTGTTGCAGGGGCAATGTGGGCATATTATGTTACTATCATTACTCCTGAGCATTTTACGATAGGGGTATCGATTCAATATCTTTCAATGATAATTATCGGTGGTTTAGGCAAAATATTAGGTAGTATTTTTGGGGCGATTTTTATTACCCTTTTACCTGAGGTTTTAAGATTTGTTACCGATTATTTTACTTCAAGCTACCCTTTTCTAACCCAGGCATTCGCATCAATAAGGGAAGCTGCATTTGGTATAGTAATAATTATATTTTTGCTTTTTGAGCCAGAAGGGCTTGTGAGAAGATGGAATCTGATAAAGGCCTATTTTAAACTTTGGCCTTTTTCATATTAA
- a CDS encoding ABC transporter ATP-binding protein, producing the protein MLKINNIEVVYNDVILVLKGLSLEVQKNSIVSLLGSNGAGKTTTLKAISGLLRPDNGEITDGDIFFEGEKIDKKDASEIVKSGIFQVMEGRRVFKDLTVEENLIAGAYTSSNTNIKTSLEKVYAYFPRLKERRGQLAGYMSGGEQQMLAIGRALMANPKMILMDEPSLGLSPLLVKEIFRIIRKLNQEENTTILLVEQNANMALSVSDYGYIMENGRVVMEGKCSELIENEDVKEFYLGVSSGNKSYRDVKHYRRRKRWLS; encoded by the coding sequence ATGTTAAAAATTAATAATATTGAAGTTGTTTACAATGATGTTATACTTGTCCTCAAGGGTTTATCCCTTGAGGTCCAAAAAAATAGTATAGTGTCCCTTCTAGGCTCAAACGGGGCAGGGAAAACAACCACATTAAAAGCCATCTCCGGACTTTTAAGACCTGATAATGGTGAGATTACAGATGGTGATATATTTTTTGAAGGGGAAAAAATCGATAAAAAAGATGCTTCAGAAATTGTAAAGAGTGGAATATTTCAGGTAATGGAAGGTAGGAGAGTTTTTAAAGATTTGACAGTAGAAGAGAATCTTATAGCAGGAGCTTACACATCTTCAAATACTAATATTAAAACTTCCCTTGAGAAAGTATATGCTTATTTTCCAAGGCTTAAGGAGAGGAGAGGGCAACTTGCCGGCTATATGAGTGGTGGAGAGCAGCAGATGCTTGCCATTGGTAGGGCATTGATGGCAAATCCTAAAATGATTCTAATGGATGAGCCTTCCCTTGGGCTTAGCCCCCTTTTGGTTAAAGAGATTTTTAGGATTATAAGAAAGCTTAATCAAGAGGAAAATACCACAATACTTTTGGTTGAGCAAAATGCCAATATGGCACTTTCTGTTTCTGATTACGGATACATAATGGAAAACGGAAGGGTTGTAATGGAAGGGAAATGTTCAGAGCTTATAGAAAATGAAGATGTTAAAGAGTTTTATCTTGGA